A single Mercenaria mercenaria strain notata chromosome 9, MADL_Memer_1, whole genome shotgun sequence DNA region contains:
- the LOC123548148 gene encoding 5-hydroxytryptamine receptor 1A-like, translating to MKHSEYFLFLSDAITFPVNIIEDVNGSTLAPNIQGNNSSKPVDDVQHFVHYILYVIGVLVTSATVIGNVLVIIAVISEKRLRKVGNVFIINLAVSDCLVGICVSPLAITYDITGDWLLGDIMCDIWVSLDVICCTASILNLCAIAYDRYKAITKPMTYARQRTFSRAWCVVAFVWIYSFLIALPRFLGWRKTNELELIKSCFVSKEIGYTMYSTFGAFFLPLLFMTFFYYKIYCATCTRRRSWTLHRGSFKFISENERLDKGKVTSCFLCEKLPCFPEEQTVPPTTNEQSTQTSNYEVCNTVNITETDEDNRRESIEPEILAIFQMRQRSQRIFSNATVSSFGSTFYSSTDSSNTATTSFSESSDRSSSISTECRDRSYSACTTGSRSFSSGADTARRLSAFRTHRLSNPRQSALQSEVIHEIEKNILDTSHPDNEGQQAVTATIETDGTHDELSDDDKTDNKIKHKRRKSLKSATFRRRNSRKSKKMAMNQEKRAAKTLGVVIGCFVLCWLPFFIVTLLGPLCLSCYFHPLLVKSLSWLGYFNSACNPFIYTFFNKDFRNAFKKMCYRSRSANVVYL from the coding sequence ATGAAACATtcggaatattttttatttttgtcagatGCAATCACATTTCCAGTGAATATTATCGAAGATGTCAATGGGAGTACGCTAGCGCCAAACATTCAAGGTAACAACTCGTCCAAACCAGTAGATGATGTTCAGCACTTTGTGCACTACATTCTATACGTTATTGGCGTGCTGGTCACATCTGCTACAGTAATTGGCAATGTCCTTGTTATCATCGCTGTAATCAGCGAGAAACGTCTGCGAAAAGTTGGTAATGTCTTCATAATCAATCTCGCAGTCAGTGACTGTCTTGTGGGGATTTGTGTTAGTCCTCTCGCAATCACTTATGATATAACTGGTGACTGGCTTCTTGGTGATATCATGTGTGATATATGGGTGTCGTTGGACGTAATATGCTGCACAGCAAGTATTTTAAATCTGTGTGCAATTGCTTATGACAGATACAAAGCTATCACTAAGCCAATGACTTACGCACGTCAAAGAACATTTTCTCGAGCATGGTGTGTGGTTGCATTTGTATggatttattcttttttaattgcGCTTCCTAGATTTCTAGGTTGGAGGAAAACGAACGAATTGGAgttaattaaaagttgttttgtaaGCAAAGAAATTGGTTATACGATGTATTCAACATTTGGTGCTTTTTTCCTCCCACTCTTGTTTATGACGTTCTTCTATTATAAAATATACTGCGCAACATGTACAAGACGAAGGAGCTGGACATTACACCGCGGCAGTTTTaagtttatttcagaaaatgaaaGGTTAGATAAAGGGAAGGTTACATCATGCTTTCTGTGTGAAAAGCTTCCTTGTTTCCCAGAAGAACAAACTGTGCCTCCTACCACTAATGAACAGTCCACTCAGACCTCTAACTATGAAGTTTGCAACACGGTTAACATTACGGAAACTGACGAGGACAACCGAAGAGAAAGTATCGAACCGGAAATCCTGGCAATTTTTCAAATGAGACAGCGATCACAAAGAATATTTTCTAACGCTACAGTGTCAAGCTTTGGGTCTACGTTTTATTCTTCAACTGATTCATCAAACACTGCCACGACGTCATTCTCTGAGAGCAGTGACAGAAGTAGCAGTATAAGTACTGAATGTCGGGATCGTAGTTACAGCGCATGCACTACCGGAAGTAGAAGTTTCAGTTCCGGTGCAGATACTGCCAGGAGGCTAAGCGCGTTTCGGACACATCGTTTATCCAATCCAAGACAAAGTGCTTTGCAATCCGAGGttatacatgaaatagaaaagaaCATATTAGATACTAGTCATCCTGATAACGAGGGACAACAGGCTGTTACTGCTACCATTGAAACAGACGGAACACACGATGAATTGAGCGATGATgataaaactgacaataaaattaaacataaacgTAGAAAATCGTTAAAATCGGCCACGTTTAGGCGCAGGAACTCAAGGAAAAGTAAGAAAATGGCAATGAATCAAGAAAAAAGAGCAGCAAAAACTCTGGGAGTAGTGATTGGATGTTTTGTCTTATGCTGGTTACCATTTTTCATTGTTACTTTACTTGGACCACTTTGTTTAAGCTGCTATTTCCATCCGTTACTAGTAAAATCTTTATCTTGGTTAGGATATTTCAATTCTGCATGTAATCCATTCATATATACTTTCTTTAACAAAGACTTCAGAAATGCATTTAAGAAAATGTGTTACCGGTCAAGGTCAGCTAACGTTGTTTATTTGTGA